A window from Citrus sinensis cultivar Valencia sweet orange chromosome 3, DVS_A1.0, whole genome shotgun sequence encodes these proteins:
- the LOC102627974 gene encoding uncharacterized protein LOC102627974 — MQCSKETLARFFYNISSLSFLLLLFIYYSSIFLANFFHFVGSYPLIQRAQNEYDYNLLSEEEEEEEEAYDNDRYFHGESTENHHHHLVADIIHGGESLVFLHDNSLYGDQDHVQEFINPHDEHVTADDDRDGSFDTALYSEPDDGGDSSEDVVEEEISPARDYNHSAYDSEQNHGGSTSPIIINVHNKSGLVENDDESHRDQENEKNKADKSENIFVFSATRLESKNKLQVQEKDIDHEEIFGDSCTVGSTSKSSSDWRSSITYRDSGTEDPFSSSSRRSCPKWESYTVFQRYDEEMMFLGQVSAQKLHETESLRSIQVCPRSISERIVHKFATINKKPADIRHNPYHELEAAYVAQICLTWEALNWNYKYFQRKLLASRRDQSDPGCPAHIAQQFQQFQVLLQRYIENEPYEQGRRPEVYARMRLLAPKLLLVPEYRDSEDDLKDEGFASRISSAAFIMIMEEGIRTFMNFLKADKERPCQIIKSFFGRNKRGSVDPTLLNLIKKVNNKKKTKLKDLRRSRKCMRKKRLTVEEEIEILMGLIDLKVVSRVLRMTDISEEQMHWCEEKMSRVRILEGKIQRDSSPLFFPAH; from the exons ATGCAATGTTCAAAAGAAACCCTTGCTAGGTTCTTCTACAATATCTCAAGcctctcttttcttctccttctcttCATCTACTACTCTTCCATTTTTCTAGCCAATTTTTTTCACTTCGTTGGCAGTTACCCTTTAATCCAAAG AGCTCAGAATGAATATGATTACAATTTGTTGTCCGAGGAGgaggaagaagaggaagaggcATATGACAATGACAGATATTTTCACGGGGAAAGCACcgaaaatcatcatcatcatctggTGGCCGACATAATTCATGGAGGTGAATCGCTTGTGTTTTTGCATGACAACAGTTTATACGGAGACCAAGATCATGTTCAGGAATTTATAAACCCGCATGATGAGCATGTCACTGCTGATGACGATCGAGATGGAAGTTTCGATACTGCTCTATATTCTGAACCTGATGATGGTGGTGATTCATCAGAAGACGTCGTAGAAGAAGAGATCTCTCCAGCAAGAGATTATAACCATTCAGCCTATGATTCTGAACAAAATCATGGCGGCTCCACTTCTCCAATAATCATAAACGTTCACAATAAAAGTGGTTTGGTCGAAAATGATGACG AAAGTCACCGTGAtcaggaaaatgaaaaaaataaagcggacaaaagtgaaaatatttttgttttttcggCAACTAGATTGGAGTCCAAGAATAAGCTTCAAGTCCAAGAAAAGGATATTGACCATGAAGAGATATTCGGTGATTCCTGTACCGTTGGTTCTACTTCAAAGAGCTCCTCGGACTGGAGGAGCTCCATCACTTACAGAGATTCAGGGACTGAAGATCCCTTTTCTTCTTCGTCGCGAAGAAGTTGCCCCAAATGGGAATCCTACACAGTTTTTCAAAGgtatgatgaagaaatgaTGTTTTTGGGCCAAGTTAGCGCACAAAAGCTTCATGAAACAG AATCATTAAGGTCTATCCAAGTCTGTCCGAGATCGATCTCTGAGAGGATTGTTCATAAATTTGCAACAATAAACAAGAAGCCAGCGGACATCCGGCACAACCCATATCATGAACTAGAAGCTGCTTATGTAGCTCAAATTTGCTTGACATGGGAAGCACTGAATTGGAATTACAAGTACTTTCAGCGCAAGCTATTAGCTTCGCGTCGAGATCAATCTGACCCCGGCTGTCCGGCTCACATCGCACAGCAGTTTCAGCAATTTCAGGTTCTTTTACAGCGATACATAGAGAATGAGCCTTATGAGCAAGGCAGGAGACCCGAGGTATATGCTAGAATGAGGCTTTTAGCACCAAAGTTACTTCTAGTGCCAGAATATCGAG attctGAGGATGATCTAAAAGATGAGGGTTTTGCTTCAAGAATTTCATCGGCTGCATTTATAATGATAATGGAAGAAGGGATCCGAACATTCATGAATTTTCTCAAAGCAGATAAGGAGAGACCTTGtcaaatcattaaatctttcTTTGGGAGAAATAAAAGAGGCTCAGTTGATCCCACTCTTCTTAATCTCATAAAGAAAGTAAATAACAAA AAGAAGACGAAGCTCAAAGATCTCCGCCGTTCACGCAAATGCATGAGGAAGAAAAGATTAACGGTGGAGGAAGAGATAGAGATTTTGATGGGTCTAATAGACCTCAAAGTGGTGTCTAGAGTTTTAAGAATGACAGACATCAGTGAAGAACAAATGCATTGGTGTGAAGAGAAGATGAGCAGAGTGAGAATTTTGGAAGGGAAAATTCAGAGAGATTCTTCACCACTTTTCTTCCCAGCACATTGA